ATGGGAGAATTAACCATCAATTACCACCCTTGAGTTACGTTTATTTTCACATTCTTACCATAGTTTCATTTCTACATATCTACATATAAGTTGGATCAGTGGTGTGAGATCCTAAGAAAAGCTTAGAAGCAGTTAACGGAGTTGGAACGTAGCATGGAACAACATCACAAGTCAACAGTTGTCATTACAGGAGCATCGTCAGGAGTTGGTTTGTACGCGGCAAAAGCGTTTGCTCAAAGAGGATGGCACGTAGTGATGGCGTGTCGCAATTTGGAGAAGGCAAAAGACGCTGCTGAAAGTGTAGAAATACCACAAGACAGCTACACTGTTATGCATATTGACCTTGGTTCGCTCGATAGCGTTCGCAAGTTTGTAAACGACTTTAGGGCAAGTGGCAAATCATTAGATGCTTTGGTGTGCAATGCTGCGATTTATATGCCTTTGTTAAAAGAGCCACAGCGCAGCCCAGAAGGTTATGAGTTGACAATGACGACTAACCATCTTGGTCATTTTCTGCTGTGCAACCTTATGCTTGAAGATCTCAAGAATTCACCGGCTACGGATAAGCGAGTCGTCATTTTGGGAACTGTGACGCATAATCCTGATGAATTGGGTGGTAAGATTCCCCCGCGCCCTGACTTAGGAAACTTAGATGGTTTTGCTGAGGGCTTCAAAGCCCCAATCTCAATGGTTGATGGTAAGAAATTTGAACCTGTAAAAGCTTACAAAGATAGCAAAGTTTGTAATGTCTTGACGATGCGAGAGTTACATCGACGTTATCACGATGCAACTGGAATTACTTTCACTTCGCTGTATCCAGGTTGTGTTGCTGATACTCCGCTCTTTCGCAATCACTATCCGCTGTTTCAGAAACTTTTCCCTTTGTTTCAAAAGTACATCACCGGAGGGTATGTATCGCAAGAATTAGCTGGTGAGCGCGTCGCAGCGGTAGTCATCGATCCTGAATACAAACAGTCGGGTGTTTATTGGAGTTGGGGTAATCGCCAGAAGAAAGATGGTAAGCCATTTGTGCAAAAGGTTTCTCCCCAGGCGAGTGATGATACAAAAGCTGAGCGGATGTGGGATTTGAGTGAAAAGCTCGTTGGGCTTGCATGAAGATAGAGAGGGGTCAGAGGTCGGGGATCAGAGGTCAGGAAATGCGGACAACGATTCATTGTGCTGATCCTTGACTTTTACCTCGTGACATCTTAATTGCTCAAGCTGAGCGCAATATCTGATTATGAGTGTAGCGCTGTTGTAGTTGATGCATATGATTGAATAAGTTCCAGCAGTATTGCTCGGTGAGTCCACACGTCACTGCACCCCGCAGCACAACGTTAAAGTACCAATCGTTTGGAGCGAGTTCTTCGGTTAGTTTATCGACAACTACGTAAGTACGAACGTTTTGATATAGGCGATCGCTGCTGGAAACACTAATAATTTCTTGACGATACCAATTTTGTAGCACGCCTTCGCGTTCGTCTAAATGAGCGCTTAAGCGCCAGGGTAATTGATACAATACGCCCTCTACAACAGCACTTTTGTCTTTAATGATGTCTAAAACTCCCGAATGACGCAGCGCCGAATACGAATAAAATCCCAGACGATATCCTTTTAGCTGGGCGGGCCCGATTACGTAAATGTGCGTTTTTTCACCGAGTGATCGCTTGAGATCTACCGGACACATACAAGAACCGTACGCAAAGTAGTAAAACATTGCGTCTGCGGAGTGCTGCGCTGCTTGTCGTACCGGAAAGCTCATATAGCTGCTATCAAAGTATTTATCGTTCAGCCAATTTTAGCAGAACTTTTTTGATATAAAACCACATATTCCGACCGATAAAGTGTATTTTCTCTACGTTGCCAAATGGTGTAGTACGGAGGAACGTGTGAGGCTGTCAACCGGATTGGCATTGTATTAACTGTGCGATCGCAGGTGTCATTGCATTGGTTAAATCAAAGTAATTCTTGAAGAAAAACGGCATTTTTGTCGAAAAAATTCAGTAAACATTATTCAATGCTTATGTATTTTTGCTGAATAAATATTAAAAAACAAGTAATAAAAAATACTATTGCCTCGAAAAACATCATTACATATATAAATATAGAATTTGATAAAATTCGATTTACAGCGATTATTAGGAGAAATCAATCTTAAACTATCTTAAATGCTAATTATCGCTTGATTGTGGAGAAAGCCACATATATAGAGCAACATACTTCTTGGGGCTTATAGACTGATGCGACCAGAAACAAGATAATACGGGTATCTATATTGCTAATTTAACTACGTCTATGGCAGCTCCGATTGAATTTGAATTGTTTGCTCCATACATCAAAGGAGCAGCCTTAATCGGGGATTTCTCAAATTGGGAAGATATCCCCATGCAAAAAGGTGAAGACGGTTATTTCCGTACGCAAGTAGAACTTGAAGACGGTAGTTATCAATATAAATTTCGCGTTCAATCCAAATCTTGGTTTTTTGAACCAGATCAATGGGTTGAGGTTGTCGATCCTTATGCGGTAGATATTGATAACCCTACTCAAAATGGAGTTGTACGGATCAAAGACGGACAACGCATCGTTGACACCTATCTTTGGCAACACGATGATAAGCCATTACCCGCAGACCATGAGTTAGTCATCTATGAATTACACGTAGGCGATTTCTCTGGGGGCGAGGATGACCCTTATGCGCGTGGTAAGTACAAGCACGTTGTTGAGAAACTCGACTATCTCTGCGAATTGGGCATTAATGCGATCGAACTTATGCCCGTTAAAGAATACCCAGGAGATCATAGCTGGGGATACAACCCTCGGCATTTCTTCGCTACAGAATCGAGTTACGGTCCAACAGAGGGATTAAAACATTTGATCGATGAATGCCATGCGCGAGGAATTCGCGTCATTATGGATGGTATTTATAACCACTCCGAGGCATCAGCCCCACTGACACAAATTGATCATGATTATTGGTATCATCATGCTCCTCGCGATCCTGATAACAACTGGGGACCAGAATTTAATTATGAGCATTACGACGAAAATTTAGAAACTTATCCAGCACGGCGATTTATTGGTGATAATGTCCGTTTCTGGATTCAGGAGTATCACACAGACGGTATTCGCTTCGATGCCGCACGGCAAATTGCTAACTACGACTTTATGCACTGGATTGTGCAAGAAGCCAAAAAGACGGCTGATATGAAGCCATTTTATACCGTTGCCGAACATATTCCCGAAACTCCCAGCATTACTAACGCTGATGGACCAATGGATGGTTGCTGGCATGATAGCTTTTATCACTGTGTTTTAGAACATATCTGCGGTGACACGTTTGATTTAGAACGCCTCAAGGATGTCATCGACTGTAAACGTCAAGGCTTCATGGGGACAGTGAACGTCGTTAATTATTTAACAAATCACGACCACAACCACCTGATGGTCGAGTTAGGCGATCGCGAAATTTTTGATGAAGAAGCATTCAAGCGGATCAAACTTGGGGTCGCCATTTTAATGACAGCAATCGGCGTTCCACTTGTATGGATGGGTGAAGAGTTTGGCGAATACAAGTCTAAAACTCCTGATTCTGCCAAAATTGATTGGACTTTGCTAGGCAACGACCTCAATCGTGGTTTATTTGAGTACTACAAAGGAATGATTGGGCTACGCAAGCAAAATCATGCACTTTACACCGAAAATATTGACTTCTTTCACGAAAATCCAGAAGCTAAAGTTCTCGCTTACACGCGCTGGAATGAGGAAGGTTCGCGTGTTGTTGTCATTGCGAACTTCTCAGAAAACTTCCTCGGTGGTTATCATGTGCCTAACTTCCCTGCGGCTGGTACGTGGCATGAATGGACAGGAGACTACGATATAGAGTCTGGAGACGATGGCATGATGCTTGACATTGGAGGTTACGAAGCCAAAGTGTTTGTTTGGCAACAGTAATGAGTTAGCTAAATGCGTTAAGCATTCCTCAGGTGAGCTTCATTCGTGTAGCTCACTTTTGGTTTTACGCACATTATCCTAACGTCTGTTCAATGGAAATAAGCTCAGCGGTTGACACCGCAGCTA
The sequence above is a segment of the Chroogloeocystis siderophila 5.2 s.c.1 genome. Coding sequences within it:
- a CDS encoding alpha-amylase family glycosyl hydrolase, coding for MAAPIEFELFAPYIKGAALIGDFSNWEDIPMQKGEDGYFRTQVELEDGSYQYKFRVQSKSWFFEPDQWVEVVDPYAVDIDNPTQNGVVRIKDGQRIVDTYLWQHDDKPLPADHELVIYELHVGDFSGGEDDPYARGKYKHVVEKLDYLCELGINAIELMPVKEYPGDHSWGYNPRHFFATESSYGPTEGLKHLIDECHARGIRVIMDGIYNHSEASAPLTQIDHDYWYHHAPRDPDNNWGPEFNYEHYDENLETYPARRFIGDNVRFWIQEYHTDGIRFDAARQIANYDFMHWIVQEAKKTADMKPFYTVAEHIPETPSITNADGPMDGCWHDSFYHCVLEHICGDTFDLERLKDVIDCKRQGFMGTVNVVNYLTNHDHNHLMVELGDREIFDEEAFKRIKLGVAILMTAIGVPLVWMGEEFGEYKSKTPDSAKIDWTLLGNDLNRGLFEYYKGMIGLRKQNHALYTENIDFFHENPEAKVLAYTRWNEEGSRVVVIANFSENFLGGYHVPNFPAAGTWHEWTGDYDIESGDDGMMLDIGGYEAKVFVWQQ
- a CDS encoding protochlorophyllide reductase, whose amino-acid sequence is MEQHHKSTVVITGASSGVGLYAAKAFAQRGWHVVMACRNLEKAKDAAESVEIPQDSYTVMHIDLGSLDSVRKFVNDFRASGKSLDALVCNAAIYMPLLKEPQRSPEGYELTMTTNHLGHFLLCNLMLEDLKNSPATDKRVVILGTVTHNPDELGGKIPPRPDLGNLDGFAEGFKAPISMVDGKKFEPVKAYKDSKVCNVLTMRELHRRYHDATGITFTSLYPGCVADTPLFRNHYPLFQKLFPLFQKYITGGYVSQELAGERVAAVVIDPEYKQSGVYWSWGNRQKKDGKPFVQKVSPQASDDTKAERMWDLSEKLVGLA
- a CDS encoding gamma-glutamylcyclotransferase, whose protein sequence is MSFPVRQAAQHSADAMFYYFAYGSCMCPVDLKRSLGEKTHIYVIGPAQLKGYRLGFYSYSALRHSGVLDIIKDKSAVVEGVLYQLPWRLSAHLDEREGVLQNWYRQEIISVSSSDRLYQNVRTYVVVDKLTEELAPNDWYFNVVLRGAVTCGLTEQYCWNLFNHMHQLQQRYTHNQILRSA